In Listeria cossartiae subsp. cossartiae, the following proteins share a genomic window:
- the mreB gene encoding rod shape-determining protein MreB — translation MAKDVGIDLGTANVLIHVKGRGIVVNEPAVVAVNNKTGQVLAVGSEARDMVGRTPGDITAIKPMKDGVIADFDIVQEMLRFFIQKLNLKTFFSRPRILICCPTNITSVEQKAIREVAEKSGGKQVFLEEEPKVAAIGAGMDIFEPSGNMIIDIGGGTADVAVLSMGDIVTSQSVKVAGNKWDADILNYVKRKYNVLIGERTAENIKVTIGTASQGAKEEKMEIRGRDLVSGLPKTISITSSEVEEAIHDSLHLMVLAARQVLEQTPPELSADIIDRGIIMTGGGSLLHGLDELMSEQLKVPVLITENPLDVVALGTGILLDSLTNKKRNKF, via the coding sequence ATGGCAAAAGATGTTGGTATCGATTTAGGTACAGCCAATGTATTAATTCATGTTAAAGGAAGAGGAATCGTTGTAAACGAACCTGCAGTTGTCGCTGTGAACAATAAGACAGGGCAAGTTCTAGCCGTTGGATCAGAAGCAAGAGATATGGTTGGTAGAACGCCAGGAGACATTACGGCAATTAAGCCTATGAAAGATGGGGTTATTGCTGATTTTGATATTGTTCAAGAGATGCTGCGTTTCTTTATACAAAAGTTAAATTTAAAAACCTTTTTTTCACGGCCGCGTATTTTAATTTGTTGTCCAACGAATATTACTTCAGTCGAGCAAAAAGCCATTCGAGAAGTTGCTGAAAAAAGTGGTGGAAAACAAGTATTCCTAGAAGAAGAACCTAAAGTTGCTGCTATTGGTGCCGGCATGGATATTTTTGAGCCTTCTGGTAACATGATTATTGATATCGGTGGAGGTACTGCAGATGTTGCTGTATTATCCATGGGTGATATCGTAACTAGTCAATCAGTAAAAGTTGCTGGTAACAAATGGGATGCCGATATTTTAAATTATGTTAAACGTAAATATAACGTACTTATTGGTGAAAGAACTGCTGAAAATATTAAAGTAACAATCGGTACTGCTTCCCAAGGTGCTAAAGAAGAAAAAATGGAAATTCGTGGTAGAGATTTAGTAAGTGGTTTACCTAAAACAATTTCGATTACAAGTTCTGAAGTAGAAGAAGCGATTCACGATTCATTACACTTAATGGTACTAGCTGCTAGACAAGTATTGGAGCAAACACCTCCAGAACTTTCAGCGGATATTATTGACAGAGGAATTATCATGACTGGTGGCGGATCTTTACTACATGGTTTAGATGAATTAATGTCTGAACAATTAAAAGTTCCG